One part of the Haliaeetus albicilla chromosome 9, bHalAlb1.1, whole genome shotgun sequence genome encodes these proteins:
- the GPR148 gene encoding probable G-protein coupled receptor 148: MDFSGCALVKKENATEYRHRETEFNSSSNLDDASLYYLLEEWALNPSGTNMKMFLIPPVVGLVAGVLIIPAILFVIFSTFSIRQETRYLLLGNALLSDLIYLLFYTLSAALNAAHVHLPKEACVLLLFLLAVAYCGGLFTAAAIVLDTYIAILFPLRYIAILPPSRTKKIIVLLWMCSGAFPGIFFLVLSSTHSFVPCVLEMCSVPVILILTLNGTDAVKLCFWLSTTVIFLCMSLIFCCYAILYFKTKQSGIWESICSRASVTFLMHNTVLFFYFFPLLALFVESFLCINVVIRLQTGIWVSLTVCNVLMILPKVLFPFLYGLRYREISASLKSIVRRKHLRLVSPAPSPS, from the coding sequence ATGGACTTCTCTGGCTGTGCTttagtgaagaaagaaaatgcaactgAATACCGCCACAGGGAAACAGAGTTCAACAGTTCCTCAAATTTGGATGATGCTTCTTTGTACTATTTGCTGGAGGAATGGGCTCTCAACCCATCAGGCACAAACATGAAGATGTTTTTAATCCCTCCAGTTGTTGGCCTCGTGGCAGGTGTCCTCATCATTCCTGCCATCTTGTTTGTGATCTTCTCTACGTTTAGCATCCGTCAGGAAACAAGGTACCTGCTGCTGGGAAATGCTCTGCTTTCTGATCTGATATACCTGTTGTTCTACACGCTGTCAGCTGCTCTCAATGCAGCACATGTACATCTCCCGAAGGAAGCTTGTGTCCTCCTATTATTTTTGCTGGCAGTGGCTTACTGTGGAGGATTGTTCACAGCTGCTGCAATAGTCTTGGACACATACATAgctattttgtttcctttgcgCTACATTGCTATTTTGCCTCCTTCACGaactaaaaaaattattgtattaCTATGGATGTGTTCTGGGGCTTTCCCTGGAATTTTCTTCTTGGTGCTATCAAGCACTCACAGCTTTGTACCCTGTGTTCTGGAAATGTGCTCGGTTCCAGTAATACTAATATTAACTCTGAATGGGACTGATGCTGTGAAACTCTGTTTCTGGCTTTCTACCACAGTTATCTTTCTCTGCATGTCTCTAATATTTTGTTGCTAtgctattttgtattttaaaaccaaacaatcGGGTATATGGGAAAGCATCTGCTCCAGAGCCAGtgtaacatttttaatgcacaacactgtgttatttttttacttctttccgCTCTTGGCCCTTTTTGTAGAATCGTTCTTGTGCATTAATGTTGTCATCAGACTGCAGACAGGAATCTGGGTCTCCCTGACAGTCTGCAATGTCCTGATGATTCTGCCTAAAGTTTTGTTCCCTTTTCTGTATGGGCTTCGATACAGAGAGATCTCAGCATCTCTCAAATCCATTGTCAGAAGGAAGCATCTTCGCCTGGTGTCACCTGCTCCATCACCATCCTGA
- the KLHL6 gene encoding kelch-like protein 6 isoform X2: MGDTLEKSSEEPEISLDNECSTKMGDLVEVSSGEKVKFDDTGLSLVLQNGLENLRLEKSLTDVILCVDSREFSCHRVVLAAASNYFRAMFCNDLREKYEEKIILKGVDAETMNILLDYTYTSKMLITKQNVQKVLEAASLFQFLRMVDACASFLTEALQPENCVGILRLADAHSLHSLKQQVQNYIIQNFTQVLNYEEFLELPADILCSTLKSDDLYVTEEAQVFETVMNWVRYKESERFPLLPYVLENVRLPLLDPWYFVETVEADQLIRQCPDVFPLLQEARMYHLSGNEIITERTKPRMHEFQSEVFMIIGGCTKDEKFVAEVTCLDPLRRSRLEVAKLPITEQETENENKKWVEFACITLKNEVYISGGKETKHDVWKYNASINKWIQIEYLNIGRWRHKMAVLGGKVYVIGGFDGMQRINSMEAYDPFHNCWSEAAPLMVNVSSFAAASYKKKLYVIGGGPNGKLATDKTQCYDPATNTWSLKAAMPVEAKCINAASFRDHIYVVEKQRDQLYLTPANTIPPNGQRNMMCRWEIYFPAISALKCA; encoded by the exons ATGGGGGACACGCTGGAGAAGAGCTCTGAGGAGCCTGAGATCTCTTTGGACAATGAGTGTTCGACGAAAATGGGGGACCTGGTGGAAGTCTCGAGTGGTGAAAAGGTCAAGTTTGATGATACGGGTCTCTCTCTGGTGCTCCAGAATGGCCTAGAGAACCTTCGGCTTGAAAAGTCCCTTACAGATGTCATCCTGTGCGTGGACAGCAGGGAATTCTCCTGTCACCGAGTGGTCCTTGCTGCAGCAAGCAATTATTTCAG GGCCATGTTCTGCAATGATTTAAGAGAGAAATATGAAGAGAAGATCATACTTAAAGGAGTTGATGCAGAAACCATGAATATACTTTTGGACTACACCTACACCAGCAAGATGCTCATCACAAAGCAAAATGTACAGAAAGTCTTAGAAGCTGCCAGCCTCTTTCAG TTCCTTCGCATGGTAGATGCTTGTGCCAGTTTTCTCACCGAAGCCCTCCAGCCAGAGAACTGCGTTGGCATTCTGAGGCTGGCTGATGCCCACTCCCTGCACAGCCTGAAACAACAAGTGCAGAATTATATTATCCAGAACTTCACACAGGTCCTGAACTACGAGGAGTTCCTGGAGCTGCCGGCTGACATTCTCTGCAGCACGCTGAAGAGTGATGATCTCTACGTCACGGAAGAAGCACAGGTGTTCGAAACTGTAATGAACTGGGTCCGTTACAAGGAGTCGGAAAGGTTTCCTCTCCTGCCATATGTGCTGGAGAATGTCCGGCTGCCCCTCTTGGACCCCTGGTATTTCGTAGAGACTGTCGAAGCTGATCAACTCATTAGACAGTGTCCAGATGTCTTTCCTTTGCTCCAGGAAGCAAGAATGTACCATCTGTCAGGCAATGAG ATTATTACAGAAAGAACCAAGCCCAGGATGCACGAGTTCCAGTCTGAGGTGTTTATGATCATAGGGGGCTGTACAAAAGATGAGAAGTTTGTAGCAGAAGTGACTTGCCTGGATCCTTTGAGGCGGAGCCGCCTGGAAGTAGCAAAATTACCAATCACAGAGCAGGAGACAGAGAATGAGAATAAAAAATGGGTGGAGTTCGCATGCATTACGCTGAAAAATGAAGTCTACATATCAG GtggcaaagaaacaaagcatgATGTCTGGAAATACAACGCCTCCATCAACAAATGGATACAAATTGAGTATCTAAATATTGGGCGATGGAGGCATAAAATGGCTGTGTTGGGTGGCAAAGTATATGTCATTGGTGGGTTCGATGGCATGCAGAGAATCAACAGCATGGAAGCATATGATCCCTTTCATAACTGCTGGTCAGAG GCTGCTCCCCTCATGGTCAATGTGAGCTCCTTTGCAGCAGCGAGCTACAAGAAGAAACTCTACGTGATTGGGGGAGGACCCAACGGGAAGCTGGCGACGGACAAGACTCAGTGCTATGACCCTGCCACCAACACATGGAGTCTGAAAGCTGCCATGCCAGTAGAAGCCAAATGCATCAATGCCGCAAGTTTCCGTGATCACATTTATGTTGTGG aaaaacaaagggaCCAGCTGTACCTTACTCCTGCCAACACAATACCTCCAaatgggcaaagaaacatgatGTGTAGGTGGGAAATTTACTTCCCAGCTATATCTGCCCTGAAATGTGCTTGA
- the KLHL6 gene encoding kelch-like protein 6 isoform X1, whose product MGDTLEKSSEEPEISLDNECSTKMGDLVEVSSGEKVKFDDTGLSLVLQNGLENLRLEKSLTDVILCVDSREFSCHRVVLAAASNYFRAMFCNDLREKYEEKIILKGVDAETMNILLDYTYTSKMLITKQNVQKVLEAASLFQFLRMVDACASFLTEALQPENCVGILRLADAHSLHSLKQQVQNYIIQNFTQVLNYEEFLELPADILCSTLKSDDLYVTEEAQVFETVMNWVRYKESERFPLLPYVLENVRLPLLDPWYFVETVEADQLIRQCPDVFPLLQEARMYHLSGNEIITERTKPRMHEFQSEVFMIIGGCTKDEKFVAEVTCLDPLRRSRLEVAKLPITEQETENENKKWVEFACITLKNEVYISGGKETKHDVWKYNASINKWIQIEYLNIGRWRHKMAVLGGKVYVIGGFDGMQRINSMEAYDPFHNCWSEAAPLMVNVSSFAAASYKKKLYVIGGGPNGKLATDKTQCYDPATNTWSLKAAMPVEAKCINAASFRDHIYVVGGAMKALYSYSPQEDTWCLVTQFTHERASCGISPCNNKLFITGGRDEKNEVIATVLCWDPETQKLTEECVLPRGVSHHGSVTLRKSYTHIRRIVPGAVSV is encoded by the exons ATGGGGGACACGCTGGAGAAGAGCTCTGAGGAGCCTGAGATCTCTTTGGACAATGAGTGTTCGACGAAAATGGGGGACCTGGTGGAAGTCTCGAGTGGTGAAAAGGTCAAGTTTGATGATACGGGTCTCTCTCTGGTGCTCCAGAATGGCCTAGAGAACCTTCGGCTTGAAAAGTCCCTTACAGATGTCATCCTGTGCGTGGACAGCAGGGAATTCTCCTGTCACCGAGTGGTCCTTGCTGCAGCAAGCAATTATTTCAG GGCCATGTTCTGCAATGATTTAAGAGAGAAATATGAAGAGAAGATCATACTTAAAGGAGTTGATGCAGAAACCATGAATATACTTTTGGACTACACCTACACCAGCAAGATGCTCATCACAAAGCAAAATGTACAGAAAGTCTTAGAAGCTGCCAGCCTCTTTCAG TTCCTTCGCATGGTAGATGCTTGTGCCAGTTTTCTCACCGAAGCCCTCCAGCCAGAGAACTGCGTTGGCATTCTGAGGCTGGCTGATGCCCACTCCCTGCACAGCCTGAAACAACAAGTGCAGAATTATATTATCCAGAACTTCACACAGGTCCTGAACTACGAGGAGTTCCTGGAGCTGCCGGCTGACATTCTCTGCAGCACGCTGAAGAGTGATGATCTCTACGTCACGGAAGAAGCACAGGTGTTCGAAACTGTAATGAACTGGGTCCGTTACAAGGAGTCGGAAAGGTTTCCTCTCCTGCCATATGTGCTGGAGAATGTCCGGCTGCCCCTCTTGGACCCCTGGTATTTCGTAGAGACTGTCGAAGCTGATCAACTCATTAGACAGTGTCCAGATGTCTTTCCTTTGCTCCAGGAAGCAAGAATGTACCATCTGTCAGGCAATGAG ATTATTACAGAAAGAACCAAGCCCAGGATGCACGAGTTCCAGTCTGAGGTGTTTATGATCATAGGGGGCTGTACAAAAGATGAGAAGTTTGTAGCAGAAGTGACTTGCCTGGATCCTTTGAGGCGGAGCCGCCTGGAAGTAGCAAAATTACCAATCACAGAGCAGGAGACAGAGAATGAGAATAAAAAATGGGTGGAGTTCGCATGCATTACGCTGAAAAATGAAGTCTACATATCAG GtggcaaagaaacaaagcatgATGTCTGGAAATACAACGCCTCCATCAACAAATGGATACAAATTGAGTATCTAAATATTGGGCGATGGAGGCATAAAATGGCTGTGTTGGGTGGCAAAGTATATGTCATTGGTGGGTTCGATGGCATGCAGAGAATCAACAGCATGGAAGCATATGATCCCTTTCATAACTGCTGGTCAGAG GCTGCTCCCCTCATGGTCAATGTGAGCTCCTTTGCAGCAGCGAGCTACAAGAAGAAACTCTACGTGATTGGGGGAGGACCCAACGGGAAGCTGGCGACGGACAAGACTCAGTGCTATGACCCTGCCACCAACACATGGAGTCTGAAAGCTGCCATGCCAGTAGAAGCCAAATGCATCAATGCCGCAAGTTTCCGTGATCACATTTATGTTGTGG GTGGGGCAATGAAAGCACTCTACTCCTACAGCCCCCAGGAAGACACATGGTGCCTGGTGACTCAGTTCACCCATGAGAGAGCCAGTTGTGGGATTTCTCCTTGCAACAACAAGCTGTTTATCACCGGGGGCCGAGATGAAAAGAATGAAGTCATTGCGACAGTGCTGTGCTGGGACCCTGAAACTCAGAAGCTAACAGAAGAGTGTGTCCTGCCTCGGGGAGTGTCTCATCACGGGAGCGTTACCCTCAGGAAGTCTTACACGCACATCCGTAGGATTGTGCCTGGGGCAGTTTCTGTCTGA
- the KLHL6 gene encoding kelch-like protein 6 isoform X3 codes for MGDTLEKSSEEPEISLDNECSTKMGDLVEVSSGEKVKFDDTGLSLVLQNGLENLRLEKSLTDVILCVDSREFSCHRVVLAAASNYFRAMFCNDLREKYEEKIILKGVDAETMNILLDYTYTSKMLITKQNVQKVLEAASLFQFLRMVDACASFLTEALQPENCVGILRLADAHSLHSLKQQVQNYIIQNFTQVLNYEEFLELPADILCSTLKSDDLYVTEEAQVFETVMNWVRYKESERFPLLPYVLENVRLPLLDPWYFVETVEADQLIRQCPDVFPLLQEARMYHLSGNEIITERTKPRMHEFQSEVFMIIGGCTKDEKFVAEVTCLDPLRRSRLEVAKLPITEQETENENKKWVEFACITLKNEVYISGGKETKHDVWKYNASINKWIQIEYLNIGRWRHKMAVLGGKVYVIGGFDGMQRINSMEAYDPFHNCWSEAAPLMVNVSSFAAASYKKKLYVIGGGPNGKLATDKTQCYDPATNTWSLKAAMPVEAKCINAASFRDHIYVVGMASAN; via the exons ATGGGGGACACGCTGGAGAAGAGCTCTGAGGAGCCTGAGATCTCTTTGGACAATGAGTGTTCGACGAAAATGGGGGACCTGGTGGAAGTCTCGAGTGGTGAAAAGGTCAAGTTTGATGATACGGGTCTCTCTCTGGTGCTCCAGAATGGCCTAGAGAACCTTCGGCTTGAAAAGTCCCTTACAGATGTCATCCTGTGCGTGGACAGCAGGGAATTCTCCTGTCACCGAGTGGTCCTTGCTGCAGCAAGCAATTATTTCAG GGCCATGTTCTGCAATGATTTAAGAGAGAAATATGAAGAGAAGATCATACTTAAAGGAGTTGATGCAGAAACCATGAATATACTTTTGGACTACACCTACACCAGCAAGATGCTCATCACAAAGCAAAATGTACAGAAAGTCTTAGAAGCTGCCAGCCTCTTTCAG TTCCTTCGCATGGTAGATGCTTGTGCCAGTTTTCTCACCGAAGCCCTCCAGCCAGAGAACTGCGTTGGCATTCTGAGGCTGGCTGATGCCCACTCCCTGCACAGCCTGAAACAACAAGTGCAGAATTATATTATCCAGAACTTCACACAGGTCCTGAACTACGAGGAGTTCCTGGAGCTGCCGGCTGACATTCTCTGCAGCACGCTGAAGAGTGATGATCTCTACGTCACGGAAGAAGCACAGGTGTTCGAAACTGTAATGAACTGGGTCCGTTACAAGGAGTCGGAAAGGTTTCCTCTCCTGCCATATGTGCTGGAGAATGTCCGGCTGCCCCTCTTGGACCCCTGGTATTTCGTAGAGACTGTCGAAGCTGATCAACTCATTAGACAGTGTCCAGATGTCTTTCCTTTGCTCCAGGAAGCAAGAATGTACCATCTGTCAGGCAATGAG ATTATTACAGAAAGAACCAAGCCCAGGATGCACGAGTTCCAGTCTGAGGTGTTTATGATCATAGGGGGCTGTACAAAAGATGAGAAGTTTGTAGCAGAAGTGACTTGCCTGGATCCTTTGAGGCGGAGCCGCCTGGAAGTAGCAAAATTACCAATCACAGAGCAGGAGACAGAGAATGAGAATAAAAAATGGGTGGAGTTCGCATGCATTACGCTGAAAAATGAAGTCTACATATCAG GtggcaaagaaacaaagcatgATGTCTGGAAATACAACGCCTCCATCAACAAATGGATACAAATTGAGTATCTAAATATTGGGCGATGGAGGCATAAAATGGCTGTGTTGGGTGGCAAAGTATATGTCATTGGTGGGTTCGATGGCATGCAGAGAATCAACAGCATGGAAGCATATGATCCCTTTCATAACTGCTGGTCAGAG GCTGCTCCCCTCATGGTCAATGTGAGCTCCTTTGCAGCAGCGAGCTACAAGAAGAAACTCTACGTGATTGGGGGAGGACCCAACGGGAAGCTGGCGACGGACAAGACTCAGTGCTATGACCCTGCCACCAACACATGGAGTCTGAAAGCTGCCATGCCAGTAGAAGCCAAATGCATCAATGCCGCAAGTTTCCGTGATCACATTTATGTTGTGG GAATGGCCAGTGCAAACTGA